The genomic window GCCGCTCGCCAGCAGCCCGGCGGCGTGCAGGACCGCCGGGGTCGTCAGCGGGCTGAGGATCGTCGAGCCGAGCACCAGCCCCAGGCTCATCGCGAGGTCGCCGTCGGCGTTCTGCGACCAGGCGGTGGAGGCGCCGGCGATGGGCATCGCGGCCACCAGGGCCAGGCCGACGAGGAGGCTCTGCACCTCGTCCGGGTGCCCCCAGCCCGACAGCGCCAGATGCACGCCCCCGAGGTAGATCAGCGGCGCGGCGAGGTTGGCGGCCAGGCCGACGAGCATGGGCCCGGGGCCCCTCGCCAGGGTCCGGAACTGGCCGGTCCGCACCCCGAGGCCGGCGTTGAACAGGAGGAAGGCCAGGACCAGGAGCGGCGGCGACAGCTCGAGCGATCCGCCCAGGATCGCGACCCTCCCGGCGGAGAGGGCGCGGATCGAGATCCCGGGCCCCGGGAAGGCGGCGGCCGCCGCGTAGGCGCCCACGAGCAGCGTGAGGAAATGGGCCTGGAGGAGGCCCGCGAGCTTGGCCATCGAGTCGTTCCGGTCGGCGGGATGGGGGGCCCCTCGCCGCCCGCGGGGAGGTCGTGCGGGGGGGCGAGGCCCGGGTGAAGTCCGTGCTATTGTAGCCGAGGCCGTCCCCCGGATCGATCGCCGCTTCGCGGGCCTGGCGCCGGGGTCGTCCCCGCATCCTTCCTTGCCGCCCCGGCCGGTCGCGCGAAGAATGCAGGATATCCCCGACCCGTCGAGACTGCGGAGGCACGATGGACAACCACTCGCCACGGGACGTGGCGGAAGGCGTCACGCCGAGTGAGGATGCGACGAGGAGCTGGCATCCCGGCGACGGCGAGTCCCCGCGCGGGGCGGCCGGGGCCGCGGACTCGGGCGGGTTCACGCCCCGGGCGGCGATCGCCCGGCATGCCGCCCGGCCGGGGGCGGCCGGGGTCCGCTCGGCGATCCGCTCCCGGCTCGGCGAGCTGCCGGTGGTCTACCTCCTCCTGCTGGGCCTGTCGATCTCCTGGCGCGTGCTGATCGGCCGGGAGGATTGGATGCTCCTCGAGGTGGACCTGGCCCTGATCGCCAGCCTCGTGGCGTTCATGGCGGTGCTCTGGAGCCGCTGGCCCCTCTCCTCGACCTGGCTGAAGGGCATCGAGCTGGGGATGGTCGGCATGATCGCGGCGCGGAACGTCTTCGTCCAGTTCCACATGATGCTCGGCTACTCGCTGCTCCGCGACCGGATGATGGCCCAGCTCACGATGAAGAACGTGGTGCTGCTGGACGCCGTGCTGATCCTCACCTACGGGCTCTACGTCCCGAAGGGCTGGCGGCGGGCGGCGGCGATCGTCTTCCCCCTGGCCCTGATCCCCTTCGCCACGCTGCTGGTGCTGGTGCTCCGCTATCCCGAGCCGATGGGCTGGCTCTGGCTCGGCTGGAGCGGCAGCACGACGCCCCGGCTCTACCTCTTCGCGTTCGACGCCACCGTGCTGCTCATCCTGGCCGTCGGCGCGACCCTGGGCGCCTTGATGGTGGGGCGGCTCCGCCGCGAGGTGGACGAGGCGCGGCAGCTCGGGCAGTACCGCCTGGAGGGGAAGATCGGCTCCGGCGGCATGGGCGAGGTCTACCTGGCCGAGCACGCGCTCCTGAAGCGCCCCTGCGCCGTGAAGCTGATCCGCCCGAGGGAGGCGGCCGACCCGGACGCCCTGGAGCGGTTCGAGCACGAGGTCCGGATCACGGCGACGCTCTCGCACCCCAACACGGTGGAGATCTACGACTACGGCCGGACCGAGGACGGCCTGTACTACTACGTGATGGAATACCTGCCGGGCCTGAACCTGGCGGAGCTCGTCCGGCGGCACGGGCCCCTGCCCCCGGCCCGCGCGGCCCACCTGCTGCGGCAGGTCTGCGGGGCGGTGCAGGAGGCGCACGAGGCGGGCCTGATCCACCGGGACATCAAGCCGTCGAACATCGTGGCCTCGCGGCGGGGCGGCGTCTGCGACGTGGCGAAGCTGCTGGACTTCGGGCTGGTCCGGTCCTCGCCCTCGCACCGCGCCGGGGCCGCGGGCGGGGCGGCCCGGGTCTTCGGGACGCCGCTATTCATGTCACCGGAGCAGGCCGTCGGGGCCCCCGAGCTGGACCCCCGCAGCGACATCTACTCGCTCGGCGCCGTGGCCTATTTCCTGCTGACCGGGCGGCCGCCGTTCCAGGGCGACCGGGGCCTGACGGTGATGCTCGCCCACGCCCGAGAGCCGGTCACCCCCCCTTCCCAGCTCGTCGCGGGCCTGCCGACGGACCTGGAGCGCGTGGTCCTCCGCTGCATGGCCAAGGACCGCGAGGACCGCTATCGCGACGCCGACTCCCTGGAGCGGGCCCTGGCCGCCTGCGCCTGCGCCGACGGCTGGGACCACCGCGTCGCCGCCCTCTGGTGGGCCGAGGTCGATCGGCGCGACGCCGGCGCCTCCTCGCCCCTCCGGCCCCCGCCGCGCCCGCCCGCGAGCCCGGATCGCACCGGGCCGCCGCCCGCCCCGCCCTCCGC from Aquisphaera giovannonii includes these protein-coding regions:
- a CDS encoding serine/threonine-protein kinase, translating into MDNHSPRDVAEGVTPSEDATRSWHPGDGESPRGAAGAADSGGFTPRAAIARHAARPGAAGVRSAIRSRLGELPVVYLLLLGLSISWRVLIGREDWMLLEVDLALIASLVAFMAVLWSRWPLSSTWLKGIELGMVGMIAARNVFVQFHMMLGYSLLRDRMMAQLTMKNVVLLDAVLILTYGLYVPKGWRRAAAIVFPLALIPFATLLVLVLRYPEPMGWLWLGWSGSTTPRLYLFAFDATVLLILAVGATLGALMVGRLRREVDEARQLGQYRLEGKIGSGGMGEVYLAEHALLKRPCAVKLIRPREAADPDALERFEHEVRITATLSHPNTVEIYDYGRTEDGLYYYVMEYLPGLNLAELVRRHGPLPPARAAHLLRQVCGAVQEAHEAGLIHRDIKPSNIVASRRGGVCDVAKLLDFGLVRSSPSHRAGAAGGAARVFGTPLFMSPEQAVGAPELDPRSDIYSLGAVAYFLLTGRPPFQGDRGLTVMLAHAREPVTPPSQLVAGLPTDLERVVLRCMAKDREDRYRDADSLERALAACACADGWDHRVAALWWAEVDRRDAGASSPLRPPPRPPASPDRTGPPPAPPSAAAGPSPDRPAVRRPAVPGASSFRRNRGPDG